One Clupea harengus chromosome 11, Ch_v2.0.2, whole genome shotgun sequence DNA window includes the following coding sequences:
- the ncam3 gene encoding neural cell adhesion molecule 2 isoform X1: protein MAAAQLVMRYCVLFIFWTLSDAKISIVASDEDVLVNADQLLLCKAAGEGTITWSYSDEEIEDDNEHLVVEKVDESSSKLTIKAAQMSDTGTYTCKCEYDSGSTKQTTASIFVYEPISFGQTTTFHEFLKGERALIPCRVSGRPAVEVQWLRSSTLLVADGNQRITVLPDNSLQIDDIQREDRGTYTCKASIKGRPVSKMQNISVVINTPPEVIIHEKLKSVKSGPDATVSITCSTSGEPQPEITWMMPTSFDSTRHKFNSDKSDLTITSVKRDDNGEYICTAKNKIGESSATTFLDVSEHPVVILSQSEVRLKPGEMMSVSCNISGNPVPSLQWIKKGPDGNTGFSSSGRIRVEGSDLIIENVAPSDGGLYSCIANSSSGIKEEDFSLQTLPGKPSQVSVKAGAAAASLNQSAHVVDGGSPITAYILQWRPDAQQKWDQTVVQATDPLVATPLSPYTEYFLRLAARNIVGQGEFSDATNVRTLGTREPDKPFLTDREIHFEENIAKIPFKQLDTGGSPISSYMVRYKANKDDEWREKDLLPNATEIYLHDLQYSSDYHLEIIAHNPKGQSMPASLNFTVPQPSAVSKPGLGKGGVVGIVMLIFLVLLIAVDATCCYTNRCGMLMFLAVKLFGQKVPGSKSMEEGDGTAIDMKVNELASPRGSIPKQQAQNSPPAGVQSEVTCDKAPLTKFEKAPANGDPTTDA from the exons ATGGCTGCTGCTCAGCTGGTGATGAGATATTGTGTTCTTTTCATATTTTGGACATTGTCAG atGCAAAAATCAGTATTGTTGCCAGTGATGAGGATGTACTAGTGAATGCGGACCAACTTCTCCTGTGCAAAG CTGCCGGAGAAGGAACCATCACTTGGTCTTACAGTGACGAGGAGATTGAAGATGACAATGAACACTTGGTGGTTGAGAAAGTTGATGAATCATCAAGTAAGCTTACAATCAAAGCCGCCCAGATGAGTGACACCGGGACGTATACCTGCAAATGTGAATATGATTCGGGTAGCACAAAGCAGACGACTGCTTCAATATTTGTTTATG AGCCAATTAGCTTTGGCCAGACAACAACCTTCCATGAGTTCTTGAAAGGCGAGCGAGCGCTAATCCCCTGTCGTGTCTCCGGGAGGCCTGCGGTGGAGGTTCAGTGGTTACGGAGCAGCACTCTCCTGGTTGCTGATG GAAATCAAAGGATCACTGTCCTACCAGACAACTCCCTTCAGATTGACGATATTCAGAGGGAAGACAGGGGCACTTATACCTGCAAAGCCTCAATAAAAGGCCGCCCTGTATCTAAGATGCAAAATATCTCTGTTGTAATCAACA CACCGCCAGAAGTGATAATACACGAGAAACTGAAGAGTGTCAAAAGTGGACCTGATGCCACCGTCTCTATTACCTGCTCAACCTCAGGAGAGCCCCAGCCAGAGATAACATGGATGAT GCCCACCTCCTTTGATTCCACCCGCCACAAGTTCAACTCGGACAAGAGCGACCTCACCATTACGTCTGTTAAGAGGGATGACAACGGAGAGTACATCTGCACGGCCAAGAATAAGATCGGAGAAAGTAGTGCCACAACTTTTCTTGATGTCTCAG AGCATCCTGTGGTGATCCTCAGCCAGTCTGAAGTGCGATTGAAGCCGGGAGAGATGATGTCTGTGTCTTGCAATATCTCAGGAAAtcctgtcccctctctccagTGGATAAAAAAGGGTCCTGATGGAAACACG GGCTTCAGCAGTAGCGGCCGAATACGAGTGGAGGGATCGGACCTGATCATAGAGAACGTGGCGCCCTCTGATGGCGGTCTATATTCTTGCATCGCCAACAGCAGCTCAGGGATCAAAGAGGAAGACTTCAGCTTGCAGA CCTTGCCCGGGAAGCCGTCCCAGGTGTCAGTGAAGGCAGGAGCTGCTGCAGCCAGTCTCAACCAGAGCGCCCATGTGGTGGACGGGGGCTCTCCCATTACTGCTTACATCCTCCAGTGGAGGCCGGACGCCCAGCAGAAGTGGGACCAAACGGTCGTCCAGGCTACTG ATCCTCTGGTTGCCACCCCTTTGTCGCCCTACACTGAATATTTCCTTCGTCTGGCTGCCCGAAACATTGTTGGACAGGGAGAGTTTTCTGATGCAACCAATGTCCGGACACTGGGAACAC GTGAACCAGACAAACCCTTCCTAACAGACAGGGAAATACATTTTGAGGAGAACATTGCTAAAATCCCCTTCAAGCAACTAGACACTGGTGGATCCCCTATCAGTTCCTATATGGTGCGCTACAAGGCG AATAAGGATGATgagtggagagaaaaagaccTGCTCCCAAACGCCACAGAGATCTATCTCCACGACCTGCAGTACAGCTCTGACTACCACCTGGAGATCATTGCCCACAACCCCAAAGGCCAATCAATGCCTGCCTCACTGAACTTCACCGTCCCACAGCCCAGCGCAG TTAGTAAACCTGGTTTGGGGAAGGGTGGCGTGGTTGGCATTGTGATGCTGATTTTCCTGGTGCTGCTCATCGCCGTGGATGCTACATGTTGCTATACCAACCGCTGTGGCATGCTGATGTTCCTGGCAGTGAAGCTGTTTGGCCAGAAAGTGCCGGGGTCAAAGAGCATGGAGGAGGGGGATGGCACAGCAAT TGACATGAAGGTGAATGAGCTAGCATCTCCACGGGGTAGCATCCCAAAACAGCAGGCCCAAAACAGCCCACCTGCGGGGGTGCAGTCTGAGGTCACGTGCGACAAAGCGCCCCTCACCAAATTTGA
- the ncam3 gene encoding neural cell adhesion molecule 2 isoform X2 encodes MAAAQLVMRYCVLFIFWTLSDAKISIVASDEDVLVNADQLLLCKAAGEGTITWSYSDEEIEDDNEHLVVEKVDESSSKLTIKAAQMSDTGTYTCKCEYDSGSTKQTTASIFVYEPISFGQTTTFHEFLKGERALIPCRVSGRPAVEVQWLRSSTLLVADGNQRITVLPDNSLQIDDIQREDRGTYTCKASIKGRPVSKMQNISVVINTPPEVIIHEKLKSVKSGPDATVSITCSTSGEPQPEITWMMPTSFDSTRHKFNSDKSDLTITSVKRDDNGEYICTAKNKIGESSATTFLDVSEHPVVILSQSEVRLKPGEMMSVSCNISGNPVPSLQWIKKGPDGNTGFSSSGRIRVEGSDLIIENVAPSDGGLYSCIANSSSGIKEEDFSLQTLPGKPSQVSVKAGAAAASLNQSAHVVDGGSPITAYILQWRPDAQQKWDQTVVQATDPLVATPLSPYTEYFLRLAARNIVGQGEFSDATNVRTLGTREPDKPFLTDREIHFEENIAKIPFKQLDTGGSPISSYMVRYKANKDDEWREKDLLPNATEIYLHDLQYSSDYHLEIIAHNPKGQSMPASLNFTVPQPSAVSKPGLGKGGVVGIVMLIFLVLLIAVDATCCYTNRCGMLMFLAVKLFGQKVPGSKSMEEGDGTAMKAPANGDPTTDA; translated from the exons ATGGCTGCTGCTCAGCTGGTGATGAGATATTGTGTTCTTTTCATATTTTGGACATTGTCAG atGCAAAAATCAGTATTGTTGCCAGTGATGAGGATGTACTAGTGAATGCGGACCAACTTCTCCTGTGCAAAG CTGCCGGAGAAGGAACCATCACTTGGTCTTACAGTGACGAGGAGATTGAAGATGACAATGAACACTTGGTGGTTGAGAAAGTTGATGAATCATCAAGTAAGCTTACAATCAAAGCCGCCCAGATGAGTGACACCGGGACGTATACCTGCAAATGTGAATATGATTCGGGTAGCACAAAGCAGACGACTGCTTCAATATTTGTTTATG AGCCAATTAGCTTTGGCCAGACAACAACCTTCCATGAGTTCTTGAAAGGCGAGCGAGCGCTAATCCCCTGTCGTGTCTCCGGGAGGCCTGCGGTGGAGGTTCAGTGGTTACGGAGCAGCACTCTCCTGGTTGCTGATG GAAATCAAAGGATCACTGTCCTACCAGACAACTCCCTTCAGATTGACGATATTCAGAGGGAAGACAGGGGCACTTATACCTGCAAAGCCTCAATAAAAGGCCGCCCTGTATCTAAGATGCAAAATATCTCTGTTGTAATCAACA CACCGCCAGAAGTGATAATACACGAGAAACTGAAGAGTGTCAAAAGTGGACCTGATGCCACCGTCTCTATTACCTGCTCAACCTCAGGAGAGCCCCAGCCAGAGATAACATGGATGAT GCCCACCTCCTTTGATTCCACCCGCCACAAGTTCAACTCGGACAAGAGCGACCTCACCATTACGTCTGTTAAGAGGGATGACAACGGAGAGTACATCTGCACGGCCAAGAATAAGATCGGAGAAAGTAGTGCCACAACTTTTCTTGATGTCTCAG AGCATCCTGTGGTGATCCTCAGCCAGTCTGAAGTGCGATTGAAGCCGGGAGAGATGATGTCTGTGTCTTGCAATATCTCAGGAAAtcctgtcccctctctccagTGGATAAAAAAGGGTCCTGATGGAAACACG GGCTTCAGCAGTAGCGGCCGAATACGAGTGGAGGGATCGGACCTGATCATAGAGAACGTGGCGCCCTCTGATGGCGGTCTATATTCTTGCATCGCCAACAGCAGCTCAGGGATCAAAGAGGAAGACTTCAGCTTGCAGA CCTTGCCCGGGAAGCCGTCCCAGGTGTCAGTGAAGGCAGGAGCTGCTGCAGCCAGTCTCAACCAGAGCGCCCATGTGGTGGACGGGGGCTCTCCCATTACTGCTTACATCCTCCAGTGGAGGCCGGACGCCCAGCAGAAGTGGGACCAAACGGTCGTCCAGGCTACTG ATCCTCTGGTTGCCACCCCTTTGTCGCCCTACACTGAATATTTCCTTCGTCTGGCTGCCCGAAACATTGTTGGACAGGGAGAGTTTTCTGATGCAACCAATGTCCGGACACTGGGAACAC GTGAACCAGACAAACCCTTCCTAACAGACAGGGAAATACATTTTGAGGAGAACATTGCTAAAATCCCCTTCAAGCAACTAGACACTGGTGGATCCCCTATCAGTTCCTATATGGTGCGCTACAAGGCG AATAAGGATGATgagtggagagaaaaagaccTGCTCCCAAACGCCACAGAGATCTATCTCCACGACCTGCAGTACAGCTCTGACTACCACCTGGAGATCATTGCCCACAACCCCAAAGGCCAATCAATGCCTGCCTCACTGAACTTCACCGTCCCACAGCCCAGCGCAG TTAGTAAACCTGGTTTGGGGAAGGGTGGCGTGGTTGGCATTGTGATGCTGATTTTCCTGGTGCTGCTCATCGCCGTGGATGCTACATGTTGCTATACCAACCGCTGTGGCATGCTGATGTTCCTGGCAGTGAAGCTGTTTGGCCAGAAAGTGCCGGGGTCAAAGAGCATGGAGGAGGGGGATGGCACAGCAAT